A part of Terriglobus roseus genomic DNA contains:
- a CDS encoding sugar phosphate isomerase/epimerase family protein: protein MESSKMQLDRRNFLRGAGGAAAASILAGEAFAQQKSATPETIEKGSAFRPLTESEKLDRIAANSYPLRWIFKNRNNVGDKATVQKMQAKYGSITALEYPAYAKKLFPGVTKFDIWSSLFGDITDESQYEPMMVMGYNGKERQITEFNPGSPNGVKWLEKLAAKQKEEGVFCHHISNNAPRDICELDEAKRKAGVAVAKKWLDGAAIIGAKSMRVNSGGPRIAPSPQPNETSYPKNPELEKYMDQCIQSFKEMAEHGSKVGVKVTLENHWGLTANPINIRTIIEEVNSRWCEASPDFGNWEHKYLVYHALNDLAPYAHTTCHAKHWDRWDNAFGQGTHIDVQRNVRIMMNNGYTGVFALEYEDGPWDGVEGAKYLFEQVKAAL, encoded by the coding sequence ATGGAGTCAAGCAAGATGCAACTGGATCGCCGGAATTTTCTGAGGGGCGCGGGTGGCGCAGCGGCCGCCAGCATATTGGCAGGCGAGGCATTTGCGCAACAGAAGAGCGCAACACCCGAAACCATTGAGAAGGGTAGTGCCTTCCGTCCTTTGACTGAGAGCGAGAAGCTGGACCGCATTGCAGCGAATAGCTATCCGCTGCGTTGGATCTTCAAGAACCGCAACAATGTGGGTGATAAGGCGACCGTTCAAAAGATGCAGGCGAAGTATGGCAGCATCACGGCGCTTGAGTATCCTGCGTACGCGAAGAAACTCTTTCCGGGTGTGACGAAGTTCGATATCTGGTCCAGCTTGTTCGGCGACATTACCGATGAGAGCCAGTACGAGCCCATGATGGTCATGGGATACAACGGCAAAGAACGTCAGATTACGGAGTTCAATCCGGGCAGCCCCAACGGCGTGAAGTGGTTGGAGAAGCTGGCAGCAAAGCAGAAGGAAGAAGGCGTCTTCTGCCACCATATTTCAAACAATGCGCCGCGCGATATCTGCGAACTGGATGAAGCGAAGCGCAAGGCTGGCGTTGCTGTTGCAAAGAAGTGGCTGGACGGTGCAGCGATCATCGGCGCGAAGAGCATGCGTGTGAACAGCGGCGGCCCGCGTATTGCGCCGTCACCACAGCCGAATGAAACCAGCTATCCGAAGAACCCGGAGCTGGAGAAGTACATGGATCAGTGCATCCAGTCGTTCAAGGAAATGGCGGAACACGGTTCGAAGGTTGGCGTGAAGGTGACGCTGGAAAATCACTGGGGTCTGACGGCGAATCCCATCAACATCCGCACCATCATTGAAGAAGTGAACAGCCGTTGGTGCGAAGCGTCGCCGGACTTTGGCAACTGGGAACATAAGTACCTTGTCTATCACGCACTGAATGATCTGGCTCCGTATGCACACACCACGTGTCATGCGAAGCATTGGGATCGTTGGGACAATGCGTTTGGTCAGGGCACGCATATTGATGTGCAGCGCAATGTGCGCATCATGATGAACAATGGCTACACCGGCGTGTTTGCGCTGGAGTACGAGGACGGACCCTGGGATGGTGTGGAGGGCGCCAAGTATCTGTTTGAGCAAGTGAAGGCAGCGCTGTAA
- a CDS encoding N-acetylglucosamine kinase — protein MAYFLAIDAGGTKTDFVLADETRTLARQRTGTIKRLRTDADTALKNLEEGLRGLTAQSGIAMSSVLRTCVGTAGETVPMVADWLRETIAERVSGQLLLLGDVEIALDAAFRGGPGILVLAGTGSNVAGRTPSGKMANTGGWGPVLSDQGSGHAIGLRAIRSVFMAIDEGRTTALQQAVMDFWNLPSLDLLIEYANRTPAPDVSRLAQLVYSVAQHGDPVAQEVLKAEGEALAHLVRLLIRKLQTLQGDPAFVPQLAFAGSIMERVVPVREALIASLRKDFPSLQTRDGVVDPIEGALWRARDQQAFEARAHAIEQRTTESVDATTAQPA, from the coding sequence ATGGCGTATTTTCTGGCGATTGATGCGGGCGGCACAAAAACGGACTTTGTACTGGCCGATGAAACACGCACGCTGGCGCGGCAGCGCACCGGCACCATCAAGCGTCTTCGCACCGATGCAGATACAGCCCTAAAGAACCTGGAAGAAGGCCTTCGTGGCCTCACCGCGCAGAGTGGCATTGCCATGTCATCCGTGCTGCGCACCTGCGTAGGCACAGCAGGCGAGACCGTTCCCATGGTCGCCGATTGGCTGCGCGAAACCATCGCAGAACGCGTCAGTGGACAACTATTGCTTCTGGGCGATGTTGAGATCGCGCTCGACGCCGCCTTCCGTGGCGGCCCTGGCATTCTCGTACTGGCAGGAACTGGCTCCAACGTTGCGGGCCGCACACCTTCAGGCAAGATGGCCAACACCGGTGGATGGGGTCCTGTGCTCTCCGATCAGGGTTCCGGCCATGCCATTGGCCTGCGCGCCATCCGATCCGTATTCATGGCCATTGACGAAGGCCGCACCACGGCTTTGCAACAGGCCGTGATGGATTTCTGGAATCTTCCCTCGCTCGATCTGTTAATTGAATACGCGAACCGCACACCCGCACCGGATGTCTCGCGACTCGCGCAGCTTGTGTACAGCGTGGCGCAGCACGGCGATCCCGTTGCACAGGAAGTATTGAAAGCTGAAGGCGAAGCGCTTGCTCATCTTGTGCGTCTGTTGATTCGCAAGCTGCAAACATTGCAGGGCGATCCGGCTTTCGTTCCGCAGCTTGCATTTGCAGGCAGCATCATGGAACGCGTGGTGCCCGTGCGCGAAGCATTGATTGCATCGTTGCGCAAAGATTTTCCGTCGCTGCAAACGCGCGATGGCGTGGTTGATCCGATTGAGGGAGCGTTGTGGCGCGCACGCGACCAGCAGGCATTTGAAGCACGCGCACATGCAATCGAACAACGGACCACGGAGTCAGTCGATGCCACCACGGCACAACCTGCTTAG
- a CDS encoding arylsulfatase, which produces MDRRTFLSLSGATLLHGPLAEGEAQQSATTLPVKPYRPSSKVNIVMLMADQHRWDCMGAYGNKAIRTPNMDRIALEGVVFENAYSSTPSCTPARSALMTGRSPWGHGMLGYGTIATNPYTTEKAAAMAKAGYYTTSVGKNHYYPITNPHGYHHLVSDEHCSYWFHKGEGKHAQSAEPRCDYESWFWSQMPDKDPHATGLGWNDRSSKPFAYPEEMHATHWTGETAVRFVQQYERDEPFFLKVSFIRPHSPYDPPERFFRMYERDLPKAAVGDWAKKYEPHASERDDLWHGKFSDAEIHNSRQGYYAGVSFVDEQIGRILRVLEQRGMLDNTMIVYFSDHGDMLGDHNMWRKSYAYESSAHIPMLVRPAKSQQLQIAGKRMSQVVEIRDLLPTFLDAAGVAIPEDVEGKSLLGLLRGKTEWREYLDLEHAITYDPSNHWTALTDGRWKYIFHCYDGTEQLFHLAEDRAELHDLSAEAAHAETLAMWRARMVKHLEVRGPHWVQDGKPAIRKGNDLYSPNFPGYSKEIPLLSWAG; this is translated from the coding sequence ATGGATCGCCGAACGTTTTTGTCGTTGAGTGGTGCGACGCTGCTACATGGACCGCTTGCGGAAGGTGAAGCGCAGCAGAGCGCGACGACATTGCCGGTCAAGCCGTATCGACCTTCGAGTAAGGTGAACATCGTCATGCTGATGGCGGATCAGCATCGATGGGATTGCATGGGTGCGTATGGCAACAAGGCTATTCGTACGCCCAACATGGATCGCATTGCGCTTGAAGGCGTGGTGTTCGAAAACGCGTATTCGTCCACGCCGAGCTGCACGCCCGCACGCAGCGCGTTGATGACAGGGCGCAGTCCGTGGGGACATGGAATGCTTGGCTACGGCACGATCGCCACGAATCCTTACACGACGGAGAAGGCCGCCGCCATGGCGAAGGCGGGGTATTACACCACGTCCGTCGGCAAGAATCACTACTATCCCATTACGAATCCGCATGGCTATCACCACCTTGTGAGTGATGAACATTGCAGCTACTGGTTCCACAAGGGCGAAGGAAAACATGCGCAGTCCGCGGAGCCGCGTTGCGATTATGAGTCGTGGTTCTGGTCGCAGATGCCGGACAAAGACCCGCATGCAACGGGACTGGGATGGAATGATCGCAGCAGCAAGCCGTTTGCTTATCCCGAAGAGATGCACGCCACGCACTGGACAGGTGAGACGGCGGTGCGTTTTGTACAGCAGTATGAGCGCGACGAGCCGTTCTTTCTGAAGGTGTCGTTCATTCGACCGCATAGCCCGTATGACCCGCCGGAACGGTTCTTTCGCATGTATGAGCGTGATCTGCCGAAAGCTGCTGTGGGTGATTGGGCGAAGAAGTATGAGCCACACGCGAGCGAGCGTGATGATCTGTGGCATGGCAAGTTCAGCGATGCGGAGATTCATAACTCACGGCAGGGATACTACGCCGGTGTGAGTTTTGTGGATGAGCAGATTGGTCGCATCCTCCGCGTGCTGGAACAGCGCGGCATGTTGGACAACACCATGATTGTGTACTTCAGCGATCATGGCGACATGTTGGGTGATCACAATATGTGGCGCAAGTCGTATGCGTATGAATCATCCGCGCACATTCCTATGTTGGTGCGGCCTGCAAAGTCTCAGCAGTTGCAGATTGCAGGGAAGCGCATGTCACAGGTGGTGGAGATTCGTGATCTGTTGCCAACATTTCTGGATGCGGCTGGTGTGGCGATTCCTGAAGATGTGGAAGGAAAGAGTCTGCTTGGATTGCTACGCGGTAAGACGGAGTGGCGTGAGTATCTTGATTTGGAACATGCCATCACATATGACCCCAGCAATCATTGGACGGCATTGACCGATGGCAGATGGAAGTACATCTTCCATTGCTATGACGGCACGGAGCAGTTGTTTCATCTGGCGGAGGATCGTGCTGAGTTACATGATCTGTCTGCGGAGGCTGCGCATGCGGAGACATTGGCGATGTGGCGTGCGCGCATGGTGAAGCATCTTGAGGTGCGCGGGCCGCATTGGGTGCAGGACGGGAAGCCGGCGATTCGTAAAGGTAACGATCTTTACTCGCCGAACTTCCCGGGTTATTCCAAAGAGATTCCGCTGCTTAGTTGGGCAGGGTAA
- a CDS encoding M81 family metallopeptidase gives MQRRSFLKAGSLAALATVVGCKTSKATNAPRIAFGGIAIECSTYGHIRTRYDEFTITRGDALNAMPRFAVLKERYPDVPFMGTIVATAVPGGPVARDAYDKIKAEFLDRLKALLPLDGLYLPMHGAMTVDGLDDAEADWYEAARNVVGPKCLMSASYDLHGNISKRIIDSLDMMSAYRTAPHVDQKQTMFRACDMLVKCIKENIRPTLEWATIPVLMPGERSSTSWQPAQRLWAQLPELNKTPGVMDVSMLVGYVWADQSRSAASVVVTGTNPANEEKVATNLAQQYWDARKEFAFGDPVCPLDECIAKAMKSDVHPLVLADSGDNPTGGGNGDQATVLEALLKAGAKDVVFGGIADKPATDACYAAGVGKTIPLSIGATLDPLASKPVKVQATVKALLQNVDPAKREAAVQIQGITLILSAYRRPYHLIEDFTKLGIDPHAAKIVVVKSGYLEPEIKQMAKANLMALTDGAINQDIVHLPKNQNRPPTYPFVDDLTYTPKVYISARSPKQA, from the coding sequence ATGCAGCGACGTTCGTTTCTCAAGGCCGGTTCCCTGGCCGCGTTGGCCACCGTTGTTGGATGTAAAACTTCCAAAGCAACGAATGCACCGCGCATTGCGTTTGGCGGGATTGCAATTGAATGCAGCACGTACGGTCACATCCGTACGCGCTATGACGAATTCACGATTACGCGTGGCGATGCGTTGAATGCGATGCCTCGCTTCGCCGTATTGAAGGAGCGTTATCCTGACGTTCCGTTCATGGGCACAATTGTTGCCACGGCCGTTCCCGGCGGGCCGGTTGCGCGTGATGCTTACGACAAGATCAAGGCCGAGTTTCTTGATCGTTTGAAAGCGTTGCTGCCGCTTGATGGTCTTTATCTACCGATGCATGGTGCGATGACCGTGGATGGTCTGGATGATGCTGAAGCTGACTGGTATGAAGCTGCGCGGAATGTTGTTGGGCCGAAGTGCCTGATGTCCGCGAGCTACGATTTGCACGGCAATATCAGCAAGCGCATTATTGATTCGTTGGACATGATGTCTGCGTATCGCACTGCGCCACACGTCGATCAGAAGCAGACGATGTTCCGAGCGTGCGACATGCTGGTGAAATGCATCAAGGAGAACATCCGTCCCACGTTGGAATGGGCAACAATTCCTGTATTGATGCCGGGCGAGCGCAGTTCCACAAGCTGGCAGCCTGCGCAACGTTTGTGGGCGCAGTTGCCGGAGTTGAATAAGACTCCGGGTGTGATGGATGTATCTATGCTGGTGGGTTATGTGTGGGCTGATCAGTCGCGATCTGCGGCATCTGTTGTTGTAACCGGAACCAATCCTGCGAACGAAGAGAAGGTTGCAACGAACCTTGCGCAGCAATATTGGGATGCGCGCAAAGAATTTGCATTTGGCGATCCGGTGTGTCCGTTGGATGAGTGCATTGCGAAGGCAATGAAGTCAGATGTTCATCCGCTGGTCCTTGCTGACTCGGGTGACAATCCAACGGGTGGTGGTAACGGCGATCAGGCCACAGTGCTCGAAGCGTTGTTGAAGGCTGGCGCGAAGGATGTTGTCTTTGGCGGCATTGCTGATAAGCCTGCAACAGACGCTTGTTATGCAGCAGGTGTTGGCAAGACGATTCCGCTATCCATTGGCGCAACGCTTGATCCGCTTGCAAGTAAGCCGGTGAAGGTTCAGGCCACGGTGAAGGCGCTGCTGCAGAATGTTGATCCTGCGAAGCGCGAAGCTGCGGTGCAGATCCAAGGGATCACGCTGATCCTTAGCGCGTATCGTAGGCCGTATCACCTCATCGAGGACTTTACAAAGCTGGGTATTGATCCGCATGCGGCGAAGATCGTTGTGGTGAAGTCTGGCTATCTGGAACCGGAGATCAAGCAGATGGCGAAGGCAAACCTGATGGCGCTGACGGATGGCGCAATCAATCAGGACATTGTGCATTTGCCGAAGAATCAGAATCGTCCGCCAACCTACCCGTTTGTGGATGACCTCACGTACACGCCGAAGGTGTATATTTCGGCGCGCAGCCCCAAACAGGCGTAA
- a CDS encoding copper homeostasis protein CutC, with protein sequence MQRELEICAETLQACEAANAGGADRIELCAALSEGGVTAGVGFLREAIAASRIPVHALVRPRSGNFVYSAAEFRMACADAEMALSLGAAGIVVGSLTADSAVDVAQTAELIRIANGRAVTFHRAFDLARDLHESLRVVIDLGCSRVLTSGGEPTVTEGLEMLIELTEIAEDRIRIAAGGGVSLQNAALLAQVPGLDLHGSFRRKPKTEEVRDVLWQQGEARVEAEDIRLVAELMHHA encoded by the coding sequence TTGCAACGAGAACTGGAAATATGTGCGGAGACACTGCAGGCATGTGAAGCAGCAAATGCGGGTGGCGCCGATCGCATTGAATTGTGCGCCGCCCTCAGTGAGGGCGGCGTTACTGCTGGTGTTGGATTTTTGCGTGAGGCCATTGCAGCCTCACGCATTCCAGTGCATGCACTGGTGCGTCCGCGCAGTGGCAATTTTGTGTATTCCGCCGCGGAGTTTCGCATGGCCTGTGCGGATGCAGAGATGGCGTTATCGCTTGGCGCTGCAGGGATTGTTGTTGGCTCATTGACTGCGGATAGCGCTGTCGATGTGGCGCAGACAGCGGAGTTGATTCGAATTGCGAATGGGCGCGCTGTCACGTTTCATCGTGCGTTTGATCTTGCGCGTGACCTGCATGAGTCGTTGCGTGTGGTCATCGATCTTGGTTGTAGTCGTGTGCTTACATCCGGTGGAGAACCTACTGTGACGGAAGGCCTTGAGATGTTGATTGAGTTAACGGAGATTGCGGAGGACCGGATTCGCATTGCTGCGGGTGGTGGTGTGTCTCTGCAGAATGCTGCGCTGCTGGCGCAGGTCCCGGGACTTGATCTGCATGGATCGTTTCGCCGTAAGCCTAAGACGGAAGAGGTTCGTGATGTGTTGTGGCAGCAGGGCGAGGCTCGCGTTGAGGCTGAGGATATTCGCCTGGTGGCGGAGTTGATGCATCACGCGTGA
- a CDS encoding PQQ-binding-like beta-propeller repeat protein — translation MPPRHNLLSSLAFTSVLIATSAFAQTAADPHATWRAYGGSEDGTQYSSLKQIDRTNVSHLQEAWRVSTGDGRGYVFNPLIIGTTMYVLAQDNSIVALDAGTGKQLWSHPLQAKTPLVPTRGLAYWQSTDGKDQRLIFAVDNQLREINAATGKSITSFGKEGNVDLREGLGRDINKLTLVQSYNPGRVFGDLIILGSATNEEYDSAPGDIRAYNVLTGKMTWIFHTIPHPGEYGYDTWPKDAWKTVGGANAWGGMALDVKRGILYVPTASPKYNFYGANRTGSNLYGDSLIAINANTGKRIWHFQMVHHDIWDYDNPNTPMLLTVKHNGKDVDVVAQTSKTGYLWVFDRVTGKSLWPIEEKPVPQDAMPGEHVSPTQPVPTKLEPFSRQTFTSKDLSPYLSPEEHALLKKQIDAARNEGIFTPPTTKDTVEMPGNNGGVNYGGAAVDPTHGYLYVVSKDLPAMLKLQLPPAVPVGNTPEARGAGVYANTCSLCHGTNREGKAPVIPTLVDINKRLTEEQIRQTVRYGKNQMPSFGSLPTAQVDDLMKFLKNPGLPIIESTNAVPSGDPATLRYRSGFGFMFAESGLPVIAPPWATLTAYDLNTGNVRWKIPLGEVPELAAKGITNTGAHFPKVNPVVTAGGLIFTGTRDRKIRALDAATGKVLWEHEVDAALEGMPAIYEINGKEYVVFCAAARATTYTHAVPGHPAAQGPIPGAYIAFTLPN, via the coding sequence ATGCCACCACGGCACAACCTGCTTAGCTCTCTTGCCTTCACCAGTGTTCTCATCGCAACATCAGCCTTCGCACAAACAGCCGCAGACCCGCATGCAACATGGCGTGCCTACGGCGGCTCAGAAGACGGCACGCAATACTCATCGCTGAAGCAGATCGACCGAACCAACGTCAGCCATCTGCAGGAAGCATGGCGCGTCTCCACTGGCGATGGACGTGGTTACGTCTTCAATCCGCTCATCATCGGCACAACGATGTATGTGCTGGCACAGGACAACAGCATTGTTGCGCTGGACGCAGGCACCGGCAAGCAACTGTGGTCGCACCCGTTGCAGGCGAAGACACCACTGGTTCCCACGCGCGGCCTTGCGTATTGGCAGAGCACAGATGGCAAGGATCAGCGACTCATCTTCGCAGTCGACAATCAGCTCCGCGAAATTAACGCGGCCACCGGCAAATCCATCACCAGCTTCGGCAAAGAAGGCAACGTCGATCTACGTGAAGGCCTGGGCCGCGACATCAACAAGCTGACGCTGGTGCAGTCTTACAATCCTGGCCGCGTCTTCGGCGACCTGATCATCCTTGGCTCGGCCACCAACGAAGAATACGATTCCGCACCCGGCGACATCCGTGCCTACAACGTGCTCACCGGCAAGATGACGTGGATTTTCCACACCATTCCGCATCCCGGCGAATATGGTTACGACACATGGCCGAAGGACGCATGGAAGACCGTGGGCGGAGCGAATGCATGGGGCGGCATGGCGCTCGATGTAAAGCGCGGAATCCTGTACGTTCCCACCGCCAGCCCCAAGTACAACTTCTACGGTGCCAATCGCACCGGCTCAAACCTCTATGGCGACTCGCTGATTGCCATCAACGCAAACACCGGCAAGCGCATATGGCACTTCCAGATGGTGCACCACGACATCTGGGATTACGACAACCCAAACACACCCATGCTGCTCACCGTGAAACACAACGGCAAGGATGTGGACGTTGTCGCACAGACCAGCAAGACAGGCTACCTGTGGGTCTTTGATCGTGTAACCGGCAAGTCGTTGTGGCCCATTGAAGAGAAACCCGTACCGCAGGATGCAATGCCCGGCGAACACGTTTCGCCCACGCAGCCTGTACCTACAAAGTTAGAACCGTTCAGCCGTCAGACGTTCACCTCGAAAGACCTGAGCCCGTACCTCTCACCCGAAGAACACGCTCTACTCAAGAAGCAGATTGACGCAGCGCGCAACGAAGGCATCTTCACACCGCCCACAACCAAGGACACGGTAGAGATGCCCGGCAACAACGGCGGTGTGAATTACGGTGGCGCAGCCGTCGATCCAACGCACGGCTATCTTTACGTCGTATCCAAAGACCTTCCTGCAATGCTGAAACTGCAACTGCCTCCCGCAGTGCCAGTCGGCAATACTCCGGAAGCACGCGGCGCAGGCGTTTATGCCAACACATGCAGCCTGTGCCACGGCACCAATCGCGAAGGCAAAGCACCCGTCATCCCCACGCTGGTCGACATCAACAAACGACTCACCGAAGAGCAGATTCGTCAGACTGTTCGCTACGGCAAGAATCAAATGCCATCCTTCGGCAGCCTGCCCACTGCGCAAGTCGACGACCTGATGAAGTTTCTGAAGAATCCGGGTCTGCCCATCATTGAGAGCACAAACGCTGTACCCTCGGGCGATCCCGCAACACTGCGTTATCGCAGCGGCTTCGGCTTCATGTTTGCGGAAAGCGGATTGCCAGTCATCGCTCCGCCGTGGGCCACACTCACTGCATACGATCTGAACACCGGCAATGTCCGTTGGAAGATTCCACTGGGTGAAGTGCCGGAGCTGGCAGCCAAAGGCATCACCAACACCGGCGCGCATTTTCCAAAGGTGAACCCTGTCGTCACAGCAGGCGGACTCATCTTCACTGGCACACGCGATCGAAAGATTCGCGCACTCGATGCGGCCACCGGCAAAGTCCTGTGGGAGCACGAAGTGGACGCCGCACTGGAAGGCATGCCTGCCATCTACGAGATCAACGGCAAGGAATACGTTGTCTTCTGCGCCGCCGCTCGCGCCACCACATACACACACGCCGTCCCCGGACATCCCGCAGCGCAGGGTCCAATCCCCGGCGCATACATCGCATTTACCCTGCCCAACTAA